In a single window of the Chondrocystis sp. NIES-4102 genome:
- a CDS encoding anti-sigma-factor antagonist, with translation MSSTKLRTEFKTFRPEGFVSAANASEFLESLSTEVKSSVDSALLVDMEAVEFMDSAGLMALIKAFRLSESLGRRFGICSLAPSVRIMFELTQLDKAFEIFENKDAFQAEIKG, from the coding sequence ATGAGTAGCACAAAACTACGTACCGAGTTTAAGACTTTCCGACCTGAAGGATTTGTTAGTGCAGCTAATGCCTCGGAATTTCTAGAAAGTTTAAGTACTGAAGTAAAATCTTCTGTAGATTCCGCTTTATTAGTCGATATGGAAGCGGTGGAATTTATGGATAGTGCAGGCTTAATGGCTTTGATTAAAGCTTTTCGTTTATCAGAAAGTTTGGGACGCAGATTTGGTATTTGCTCTTTAGCTCCTTCTGTACGTATTATGTTTGAATTAACGCAGTTAGATAAAGCGTTTGAGATTTTTGAAAATAAGGATGCTTTTCAAGCAGAAATTAAAGGATAA